Proteins found in one Aethina tumida isolate Nest 87 chromosome 1, icAetTumi1.1, whole genome shotgun sequence genomic segment:
- the LOC109598940 gene encoding mitochondrial tRNA-specific 2-thiouridylase 1 — protein MSKLRKIVVGISGGVDSAVAALLLKKKGFCVEGVFMQNWDIADEKGRCSASEDYKDASIVCDKLNIKLRHVNFVKQYWNDVFTYLIKEYEAGYTPNPDILCNRNIKFNYFYDYATEILGADAIATGHYARTSFGPYLENYDPNKNVSMHLAADEKKDQTFFLCQIEQKALRHTMFPLGNLQKSEVKQIATDNNLEKFAQKKESMGICFIGSRNFQDFIQEYIEDKPGDFINIDNGKVVGQHTGIHKWTVGQRTRLQGLPEAFFVARKNVENNIIYVAQGTQHPVLFTKLFYTSPAHWINDQPDVFKKDEILHCHFKFQHTKPWIPCKVFQTNNGLVVSLSEETRAITAGQYAVFCKDNECLGSAKILNSGVSEYFSKLDVFKNDFDIQNTSLKSCDKIKLHSVN, from the exons atgtcaaaattaagaaaaattgttgttgGTATATCTGGAGGTGTAGATAGTGCAGTAGCAGCTTTACTACTAAAAAAGAAAG gttTTTGTGTGGAAGGTGTGTTTATGCAGAACTGGGATATTGCAGATGAAAAAGGTCGTTGCTCTGCCAGTGAAGATTACAAAGATGCTTCAATTGTCtgtgacaaattaaatataaaattgcgcCACGTTAATTTCGTAAAACAATATTGGAATGATGTATTTAC atatttgatAAAAGAGTATGAAGCAGGTTATACTCCAAATCCAGATATTTTATGCAatagaaatatcaaatttaattatttttatgattatgcAACTGAAATCTTGGGAGCAGATGCCATTGCCACTGGCCATTATGCTAGAACAAGTTTTGGCCCTTATTTAGAGAATTATGACcccaataaaa aTGTTTCCATGCATTTAGCTGCTGATGAAAAGAAAGATCAGACTTTTTTTCTGTGCCAAATAGAACAAAAAGCATTAAGACATACCATGTTTCCTTTGG GTAACCTACAAAAATCGGAAGTTAAACAAATTGCAACTGACaacaatttggaaaaatttgcTCAAAAAAAAGAAAGTATGGGAATTTGTTTTATAGGATCTAGAAACTTTCAGGATTTTATTCAAgag TATATAGAAGATAAACCTGgcgattttattaacattgatAATGGAAAAGTGGTAGGGCAGCATACAGGTATACACAAATGGACAGTAGGACAAAGAACTAGGCTTCAAGGGCTTCCAGAAGCATTCTTTGTAGCTAgaaaaaatgtggaaaataatataatttatgtt GCCCAAGGTACACAACATCCAGtactatttactaaattattttacacatCTCCAGCTCACTGGATCAACGATCAACCAGACGTGTTTAAGAAAGACGAAATTTTGCATTgtcatttcaaatttcaacacACCAAACCATGGATACCTTGTAAAGTGTTTCAAACAAATAATGGGCTTGTTGTTAGTTTGAGTGAAGAAACTAGAGCTATTACTGCAGGTCAATATGCTGTATTCTGCAAGGATAATGAATGTTTAGGTAGcgcaaaaattttgaattctggtgtatctgaatatttttcaaaacttgatgtatttaaaaatgactttGATATTCAGAATACAAGTTTGAAGAGTTgtgataaaataaagttacatagtgtaaattga